One genomic region from Pyrinomonadaceae bacterium encodes:
- a CDS encoding iron-containing alcohol dehydrogenase — MQSFDFQPRTRVVFGAGSIKRLGELAAELQFRRTLLVSDRGMLASGHVDEALEPLADKGIEVARFHDFTENPDTAVIEAGCEFAKTLAVDSIIAVGGGSSLDCAKGINFVLTNGGRMHDYAGYGKASKAMLPMIAVPTTAGTGSEAQSYAVITDAETHAKMACGDPKASFRLALLDPQLTISQPHAITATAGFDAITHAVETYVTTRRNPFSEVFSREAWRLLDSRYERVLESPGDLEARSAMQLGAYFAGVAIESSMLGATHACANPLTAHYGTTHGAALAMLLPTVVRWNKSAAGERYAEFARASGLYSGSNNDEATEALARRLEQLAAAGGLQTSLSAAGIESEQLPFLASEAAQQWTGGFNPRAFDQIGALEVYRSAF, encoded by the coding sequence ATGCAATCCTTCGATTTTCAACCTCGAACTCGAGTGGTGTTTGGCGCGGGCTCGATCAAGCGACTCGGTGAGCTTGCTGCCGAACTGCAATTTCGCCGGACCCTGCTGGTTTCCGATCGAGGCATGCTGGCATCTGGTCACGTCGATGAAGCCCTCGAGCCTTTAGCCGACAAAGGAATTGAGGTCGCTCGGTTTCACGACTTTACCGAAAACCCCGACACGGCGGTTATTGAAGCCGGTTGCGAATTTGCCAAGACACTCGCAGTAGATTCAATCATCGCGGTCGGCGGCGGCAGTTCGCTGGATTGCGCGAAAGGAATCAACTTCGTGCTGACGAACGGCGGGCGGATGCACGACTATGCCGGCTACGGCAAAGCGTCAAAAGCGATGCTGCCGATGATTGCGGTCCCCACCACCGCCGGCACTGGTAGCGAGGCCCAGAGCTATGCGGTAATCACCGATGCCGAGACTCATGCCAAGATGGCCTGCGGCGATCCGAAAGCCTCATTTCGACTGGCGCTCCTGGATCCGCAACTGACAATCTCGCAGCCGCATGCGATCACCGCCACGGCTGGCTTCGACGCGATTACGCACGCCGTCGAGACTTATGTAACGACCCGACGAAACCCGTTCTCCGAAGTTTTTTCACGTGAGGCGTGGCGGTTGCTGGATAGCCGATACGAGCGCGTGCTGGAAAGTCCTGGCGACCTGGAAGCGCGAAGCGCAATGCAACTCGGCGCGTATTTTGCCGGCGTCGCCATTGAGAGTTCGATGCTCGGAGCGACACACGCCTGTGCCAATCCTTTGACGGCGCATTACGGAACCACTCACGGCGCTGCGCTGGCCATGCTGCTGCCAACCGTTGTCCGCTGGAACAAGTCTGCGGCGGGTGAACGTTACGCTGAGTTCGCACGGGCTTCCGGCTTGTATTCCGGTTCCAACAACGATGAGGCAACTGAAGCGTTGGCCCGCCGCCTCGAACAACTCGCGGCTGCCGGCGGCCTGCAAACAAGTTTAAGCGCGGCGGGGATCGAATCCGAGCAGTTGCCTTTTCTCGCATCTGAGGCGGCTCAGCAATGGACGGGTGGATTTAACCCGCGCGCTTTCGATCAAATTGGAGCATTGGAGGTTTACAGGAGTGCTTTTTAA
- a CDS encoding sodium:solute symporter family protein has product MIPAILVFAYLAVVLYIGIFAFRRAKGKEKAEGFFLANRQLGPAVFLFSLFGTNMTAFAILGSSGHAFNNGIVTFGLMASSSGLVIPLTIFLIGTRVWALGKKYGFMTPVQMFRDRWECTHIGTVISVVQAALLVPYIIIGIMGGGTTLNTVSGGVVPFWFGGAIVAMVVMGYVFFGGMRGTAWVNTFQTILFLIFGAVALVVIGVGMGGYKNAAQQILASPALAPLFTRERISPYYFFSYTFIPLSAIAFPHILIFSLTAKKMAHFKKTVILYPLCIMAIWLPCVFLGVMANRVTDVPQIRAKQEARATLARQGKTMAPEQRDELREKAAGDDVILRLLERYAPLWLAGLLGAGIMAAVMASDSQILALSTMFTEDVFAFYGGKKRFGEAVQVQTGRIFIVIITLVSYLVALRAPETIFELAIQYAFSGFAALSPLLIGALFWKGSTKWGALAVTLWVALAVVAVAIFQSVVPAPAPGPATVYWSVGGTELISRTPGGTAVFGFMPVVPMVLVSSLLMFVVSLVTAKPAETTIAKYFGNRKS; this is encoded by the coding sequence TTGATTCCAGCAATCCTTGTCTTCGCCTATCTCGCGGTAGTTCTTTACATCGGAATCTTTGCCTTTCGTCGCGCGAAGGGAAAAGAGAAAGCGGAAGGATTTTTCCTCGCCAACCGCCAACTCGGACCAGCCGTTTTCCTCTTCTCGTTGTTCGGCACGAACATGACGGCCTTCGCCATCCTCGGTTCGTCGGGCCACGCTTTCAATAACGGTATCGTCACATTTGGACTGATGGCGTCGTCGTCAGGTCTGGTAATTCCGTTGACGATTTTTCTGATCGGCACGCGTGTCTGGGCGCTGGGAAAGAAATACGGCTTCATGACTCCGGTGCAGATGTTTCGCGATCGTTGGGAATGCACGCATATCGGAACGGTTATTTCCGTGGTGCAGGCCGCGCTGCTGGTTCCTTACATCATCATCGGCATCATGGGCGGAGGCACGACCCTAAACACTGTCAGCGGCGGAGTGGTTCCGTTTTGGTTTGGCGGAGCGATCGTCGCGATGGTCGTGATGGGCTATGTCTTTTTCGGCGGCATGCGCGGCACGGCGTGGGTCAATACCTTTCAAACCATTCTGTTCCTGATCTTCGGGGCGGTCGCGTTGGTGGTAATCGGCGTCGGCATGGGCGGCTACAAGAATGCTGCTCAACAAATACTCGCTTCGCCAGCTCTGGCGCCGCTGTTCACGCGTGAACGCATTTCGCCTTACTACTTTTTCAGCTACACCTTCATTCCGCTCTCGGCGATCGCCTTTCCGCACATTCTCATCTTCTCGCTGACCGCGAAGAAGATGGCCCACTTTAAGAAGACAGTGATTCTTTATCCGCTGTGCATCATGGCGATCTGGCTGCCGTGTGTCTTTCTCGGCGTAATGGCGAATCGCGTGACGGACGTGCCGCAAATTCGCGCCAAGCAAGAGGCGCGCGCGACGCTGGCGCGGCAGGGTAAGACGATGGCGCCGGAACAGCGCGATGAGTTGCGCGAAAAGGCTGCCGGAGATGATGTGATTCTGCGCTTGCTCGAACGGTACGCGCCGCTGTGGCTCGCCGGCTTGCTGGGTGCTGGGATTATGGCGGCAGTGATGGCGAGCGACTCGCAGATTCTCGCTCTATCAACGATGTTCACGGAGGACGTGTTTGCCTTTTATGGGGGCAAGAAGCGCTTTGGCGAAGCGGTGCAGGTGCAGACCGGGCGCATCTTTATCGTGATCATCACATTGGTGTCTTATCTGGTCGCATTGCGCGCGCCGGAGACGATCTTTGAGTTAGCGATTCAGTATGCGTTTTCTGGATTCGCGGCGCTCTCGCCTCTGCTGATCGGCGCTTTGTTCTGGAAGGGAAGTACGAAATGGGGCGCGCTCGCGGTCACTCTTTGGGTTGCCCTGGCAGTCGTTGCCGTGGCGATCTTTCAGTCAGTGGTGCCTGCACCGGCACCCGGACCGGCAACAGTCTATTGGTCCGTGGGCGGGACTGAACTCATTTCCCGCACACCCGGCGGCACCGCCGTCTTCGGCTTCATGCCGGTTGTGCCTATGGTTCTCGTCTCGTCTCTTTTGATGTTTGTAGTTTCGCTGGTGACAGCGAAACCGGCTGAGACCACTATCGCGAAATACTTTGGAAACCGGAAGTCATGA
- a CDS encoding acetamidase/formamidase family protein, with amino-acid sequence MSIHNVLIPVLCFVALVPIASGQTTHRLKPTVGHSTFAARPPVLTVKPGDTLESESLWGDWYERAGGKWPGEVGPIAIEGAEPGDTLVVHVLRVRPNRDTAISTQGGTFGALVPDSGTAFLNNVFPRGRYVWRLDRQRMTGTVDLPGSSMKQITVPLSPMLGRVATAPEGDEAFNGLWPGRFGGNMDTPDVREGATVYLPVSYKGALFYFGDGHALQGDGEICGSGLETSMEVAFRFDLIKGKKVAWPRIEDADHIMVAGSARPLSDALRISFVELINWLVADYGFNKEDAYQLTSQVATVRVANMVDPLYTVVAKFPKKFLPPKSQRAPAK; translated from the coding sequence ATGTCAATACACAATGTTCTGATCCCTGTTTTGTGTTTTGTGGCGCTGGTTCCCATCGCATCGGGCCAGACAACCCATCGCTTAAAGCCGACGGTCGGCCATTCGACGTTTGCCGCTCGCCCGCCGGTCCTTACCGTGAAACCCGGCGACACGCTTGAGAGCGAATCGCTTTGGGGCGATTGGTACGAGCGCGCGGGCGGAAAATGGCCGGGCGAGGTTGGACCGATCGCCATTGAGGGTGCAGAGCCGGGCGATACGCTGGTTGTGCATGTGCTGCGTGTGCGCCCGAACCGCGACACCGCTATCTCCACTCAAGGCGGAACTTTCGGAGCGCTTGTGCCGGACAGCGGCACGGCTTTTCTCAACAATGTATTCCCGCGCGGACGCTATGTCTGGCGGCTCGACCGTCAGCGGATGACCGGCACAGTCGATCTTCCGGGCAGCTCGATGAAGCAGATAACGGTGCCACTAAGCCCAATGCTCGGGCGGGTCGCCACGGCGCCCGAGGGCGATGAAGCGTTCAACGGACTTTGGCCCGGCCGCTTCGGCGGCAACATGGACACGCCTGATGTCCGTGAAGGGGCAACAGTCTATCTGCCGGTGTCTTACAAAGGAGCGCTATTCTATTTTGGTGACGGCCACGCTTTGCAGGGCGATGGCGAGATCTGCGGGTCGGGGCTTGAAACATCAATGGAAGTCGCTTTTCGCTTCGACCTCATAAAGGGAAAGAAGGTCGCGTGGCCTCGCATTGAGGATGCTGACCACATCATGGTGGCTGGAAGCGCTCGCCCGCTCTCGGACGCGCTGCGAATTTCGTTCGTCGAGCTTATCAATTGGCTGGTGGCAGACTACGGGTTCAACAAAGAGGACGCCTATCAACTTACATCACAAGTAGCGACGGTCCGCGTGGCAAACATGGTCGACCCGCTGTACACAGTGGTTGCGAAGTTTCCGAAAAAATTCCTTCCACCGAAATCGCAACGCGCGCCTGCTAAATAA
- a CDS encoding tetratricopeptide repeat protein: MTVEIQMIYRLEEFELDPNTRRLTGADGKPVHLSHKPFQVLLYFIENRDRIVSRQELLDKFWEGRDVYDITLTKCVGAIRKALGENTETPRFIETRWAEGYRYIGPLEEIDARVTQTHERRASLEDAEESSRGDLLTTASESLPAPSKVLEHSAAELPYAATLGRRMSRRTYVGIAIIAVLLIGGTLLAYLLRRPAAPKSLATIRSLAVLPLKNVPDDSNYEYLSDGITEGLITALSQIEDLKVISHGSVMRFKRRDSDPREVGGQLGVASILEGSVRRDGDRVRVSVRLVRTDDGSVLWAGETYERSIDDLATLQDEITNQLATRLGAKLLGRDHASTPRHSRDAEAYQLYLKGRFFWNKRTQDGIEKSIEFFNQAIARDQKYAMAYSALAESFVLQSLWGSTSSRESNSKARDAAEKAMVLDVTLAEPHVALALIKEQYDWDWIGAEREFQQALKLNPNYATAHQWYGEFLVFMGRTEESIKALRRAKELDPLSPIINTQVGYPYYCARQYDAAIVEFKNALELEPTFAPALNYLARSYQAKGMDDEAMTTFHKAVEHSGGSPVMKARLGWAYAKIGKTGEARRILNELEDEAKTRYVAACLIASLHVALGDKEKAFAWLDKAFQERDVLLLTLNIESHLDPLRDDRRFQDLVRRVGLPT; this comes from the coding sequence ATGACAGTGGAGATCCAAATGATCTACCGGCTCGAAGAATTCGAGCTCGATCCAAACACACGTCGTCTCACGGGCGCCGATGGTAAGCCTGTGCACCTTTCGCATAAGCCTTTTCAGGTCCTGCTTTACTTCATCGAGAATCGCGATCGGATTGTTAGCCGCCAGGAGTTGTTGGATAAGTTCTGGGAGGGTCGCGACGTTTACGACATCACCCTGACCAAGTGCGTGGGCGCAATCCGCAAAGCGCTGGGAGAAAACACAGAGACGCCGCGTTTCATCGAAACCCGCTGGGCCGAAGGCTACCGCTACATTGGGCCGTTGGAAGAAATTGATGCTCGGGTTACGCAAACCCATGAGCGGCGCGCCAGCCTGGAAGATGCGGAAGAGTCATCGCGCGGAGACCTTCTGACCACGGCCTCTGAGAGTCTGCCTGCGCCCTCAAAGGTCCTGGAGCATTCCGCGGCGGAGTTGCCGTACGCCGCTACGCTCGGGCGTCGGATGTCGCGGAGGACCTACGTTGGCATCGCCATTATCGCCGTCCTCCTGATTGGCGGGACACTGCTGGCGTATTTGCTGCGTCGACCTGCGGCGCCAAAGTCGCTGGCCACGATCCGCTCTTTGGCAGTGCTGCCGCTGAAGAACGTACCCGACGACTCCAACTACGAGTATCTCAGCGATGGCATCACCGAGGGTTTAATCACTGCGCTATCGCAGATTGAGGATTTGAAGGTCATCTCCCATGGTTCAGTGATGCGTTTCAAACGTCGAGATTCCGATCCACGGGAAGTGGGCGGGCAACTTGGCGTCGCTTCGATTCTGGAAGGAAGCGTTCGGCGTGATGGCGACCGCGTGCGCGTCAGCGTTCGCCTGGTTAGGACCGACGATGGCAGTGTGCTCTGGGCGGGAGAAACCTACGAACGCTCAATCGACGATCTCGCGACCTTACAAGACGAGATCACCAATCAACTGGCCACCAGACTCGGGGCCAAACTTCTTGGCCGTGATCATGCCTCGACGCCGCGGCACTCGCGCGACGCTGAGGCCTATCAGCTGTACCTCAAGGGCCGTTTCTTTTGGAACAAACGAACACAGGACGGGATTGAGAAGTCGATCGAGTTTTTCAATCAAGCGATCGCCCGGGACCAGAAATATGCCATGGCGTATTCCGCGCTGGCGGAGTCCTTTGTGCTGCAGAGTCTCTGGGGGAGCACGTCGAGCCGCGAGTCGAACTCAAAAGCAAGAGACGCCGCGGAAAAAGCCATGGTGTTGGATGTGACTCTGGCTGAGCCGCACGTGGCCTTGGCACTGATCAAGGAGCAATACGATTGGGATTGGATTGGCGCCGAACGTGAATTCCAACAAGCGCTGAAACTGAATCCGAATTACGCTACCGCGCATCAATGGTACGGAGAGTTTTTGGTTTTTATGGGGCGCACTGAGGAGAGCATCAAAGCCCTCCGTCGCGCAAAGGAGCTGGATCCGCTTTCGCCAATCATCAACACGCAAGTGGGCTATCCATACTACTGTGCCCGCCAATATGACGCGGCGATTGTCGAGTTCAAGAACGCTCTCGAGCTTGAACCAACCTTTGCTCCCGCTCTCAACTACCTGGCTCGTTCCTACCAGGCAAAGGGCATGGACGACGAAGCTATGACCACCTTTCATAAGGCGGTTGAACATTCCGGGGGCAGCCCGGTGATGAAGGCGCGGCTCGGCTGGGCGTATGCCAAGATCGGGAAGACGGGCGAAGCGAGGCGTATTCTCAACGAACTGGAAGACGAAGCAAAGACCCGCTACGTCGCGGCGTGCCTCATCGCTTCATTGCACGTTGCCTTGGGAGACAAAGAGAAGGCGTTCGCCTGGTTAGACAAAGCTTTTCAGGAGCGGGACGTGCTGTTGTTGACACTCAACATCGAATCGCATCTCGATCCGCTGCGCGACGATCGGCGTTTTCAGGATCTCGTACGTCGCGTGGGATTACCGACGTGA
- a CDS encoding SDR family NAD(P)-dependent oxidoreductase has translation MTKTVLITGATAGFGAAMARQFAEAGWRVIGTGRRAERLRSLEDQFGNERFHAAVFDIRDPSAMDEALSALPESFRGIDVLVNNAGLAIGNAPAPQAKLEDWLTTMETNVTPLVRLTHKLLPGLIERKGLIVNLSSVAATYPYPGGNVYGATKAFVTQFTLGLRSDLHGTGVRVTSIEPGLCETEFTLVRTGGDQAASDALYKGAHPLTADDIAGAVFWIANLPPHVNINRLEVMPVTQSWPAFQIFRDPQE, from the coding sequence ATGACTAAAACAGTCCTGATCACCGGAGCAACAGCGGGATTCGGTGCGGCGATGGCGCGCCAGTTTGCGGAAGCCGGCTGGCGAGTCATCGGCACCGGGCGTCGCGCCGAACGGCTGCGCAGCCTTGAGGATCAATTTGGCAACGAGCGGTTTCACGCCGCCGTCTTCGATATTCGCGATCCGTCGGCAATGGACGAGGCATTGTCAGCCCTGCCTGAATCGTTCCGCGGAATTGACGTGCTAGTTAACAATGCCGGCCTGGCAATTGGAAACGCTCCGGCGCCGCAAGCAAAACTGGAAGACTGGCTCACCACGATGGAGACCAACGTTACTCCGCTGGTAAGACTCACTCATAAGCTCTTGCCCGGATTGATCGAGCGGAAGGGTTTGATCGTAAACCTCAGCTCAGTCGCCGCCACGTATCCGTATCCCGGCGGCAACGTCTATGGCGCAACAAAAGCGTTCGTGACGCAGTTCACGCTGGGCTTACGCAGCGACCTGCACGGCACGGGAGTCCGGGTGACTTCGATTGAGCCGGGACTATGCGAGACCGAATTTACCCTTGTGCGCACCGGCGGCGATCAAGCCGCGTCCGACGCTCTCTACAAGGGCGCGCACCCACTCACCGCCGACGACATCGCCGGCGCGGTGTTCTGGATAGCGAATTTGCCGCCGCACGTGAATATCAACCGATTAGAAGTAATGCCCGTGACTCAATCGTGGCCTGCCTTCCAGATCTTTCGCGATCCGCAAGA
- a CDS encoding CARDB domain-containing protein produces MRNRCLRDSILTIVALASVFGPQPATSAHAPEANRKNMTVVAVPDLRISEFLFATTNEKVVRVHIVNSGGAASASCVLRLTVRKINGVPVGRVIEIKLSPLAAGKDRWMLINAKGILPTNVSLESTTFKLNADATSIVTESDEANNEVWHNL; encoded by the coding sequence ATGAGAAACAGATGCCTGAGGGACTCGATTCTTACCATTGTTGCGCTGGCTTCAGTCTTTGGACCACAGCCGGCAACCTCGGCCCACGCGCCAGAAGCGAACCGCAAAAATATGACGGTCGTTGCCGTGCCTGACTTACGCATCAGCGAGTTTCTCTTCGCCACCACGAATGAAAAAGTGGTCCGCGTCCACATAGTGAATAGCGGCGGCGCGGCTTCCGCATCCTGCGTCCTGCGGCTCACCGTCCGCAAAATCAACGGGGTTCCGGTTGGCAGAGTAATCGAAATCAAACTGTCGCCACTGGCCGCCGGCAAAGACAGATGGATGCTGATAAACGCCAAAGGCATTCTGCCGACCAATGTCTCGCTTGAATCAACCACCTTCAAGTTAAACGCGGACGCAACTTCAATCGTGACGGAGTCGGATGAAGCTAATAACGAAGTCTGGCACAACTTGTGA
- a CDS encoding CARDB domain-containing protein, which translates to MRRLKAKLNQTTLRIVAVLIFALASAVAVGARFYLEPGAAISQTNEAAVIKVIAVGREDLYDTASQGNLNFHVKVRGSCDTGWRVGSATVTVKGKVHHLNVKKDLESIGFDNGEKWSFQVVTFPYLTPDTKSSPVAMCNAELERRLARGDSKAQVLSKGFDLTAPHGYDAKLSVACLRKKNGFLESYHPSAYTKLPVTISCQPTDYKPEPTPGAPKSTPGTPQRTPGTPQRTPGTPQRTPGAPQRTPGAPKRTPSLPGRLPMPEPESVANESLPNPQLEFVGQEPYEVNGAKGTRYKLGVTNHASIPDSLWQQSPNLPACGKNENAARTWVEIFGSPGNKRLYGFCGVRSSEDLAQLWFPMPAGERGPQCVYVVMTDRQTGKKYISNRVCSRSFTVVTGSLKGGGQQEAPAEDRSKDRMGNFEIQRLMSQYNENQPGTFQGNRPETSLNQGPSPLEQAASEAANNKAVQPDLSIRQFLFPPTNDKALRVRVVNTGQGASAACRLVLTVRKINGVAAGRTTYVNVPALAPGAADWLHIDARSILPNNVSLQSTTFRLNVDATEIVAESNESNNEVWHNQ; encoded by the coding sequence ATGAGAAGACTAAAAGCAAAATTGAATCAGACAACTCTTCGGATCGTGGCAGTGTTGATCTTCGCGTTGGCTTCGGCGGTGGCGGTCGGCGCCAGGTTCTACCTCGAGCCGGGAGCGGCGATTTCGCAGACGAATGAGGCGGCTGTCATCAAAGTAATTGCGGTCGGAAGGGAGGACTTATACGACACGGCGTCGCAAGGAAATCTGAATTTCCACGTCAAGGTACGCGGTAGTTGTGATACGGGCTGGAGAGTTGGATCCGCCACGGTGACGGTCAAGGGAAAGGTTCATCATCTCAACGTCAAAAAGGACCTCGAAAGTATCGGGTTCGATAACGGGGAAAAATGGAGTTTCCAAGTGGTCACATTTCCCTATTTGACTCCGGACACCAAGTCTTCGCCAGTGGCTATGTGCAACGCGGAACTCGAGCGGCGACTGGCACGCGGAGACTCGAAAGCCCAAGTGTTGAGCAAGGGGTTTGACCTGACCGCCCCGCATGGGTATGACGCCAAGCTCTCAGTCGCGTGTTTGAGGAAAAAAAACGGATTCCTGGAAAGCTACCATCCCTCCGCGTACACCAAACTGCCAGTGACCATCAGCTGCCAACCGACCGATTATAAACCTGAGCCCACACCCGGAGCCCCGAAGAGCACACCGGGAACTCCGCAGCGCACACCGGGAACTCCGCAGCGTACGCCGGGAACTCCGCAGCGCACACCGGGGGCTCCGCAGCGTACGCCGGGCGCGCCGAAGCGAACCCCTTCCCTTCCCGGGCGTCTTCCAATGCCGGAACCCGAGAGTGTCGCAAACGAGAGTCTACCGAATCCGCAATTGGAATTCGTCGGCCAGGAACCTTACGAAGTGAACGGCGCGAAAGGTACCCGGTATAAACTGGGCGTTACCAACCACGCGAGTATTCCCGACTCACTCTGGCAACAATCACCGAATCTGCCGGCGTGTGGGAAGAACGAAAACGCAGCGCGCACCTGGGTTGAGATATTTGGATCGCCCGGCAACAAGAGACTCTACGGGTTTTGCGGCGTTCGTTCGTCGGAGGATTTGGCTCAGCTCTGGTTTCCCATGCCGGCAGGTGAGAGAGGACCGCAATGCGTCTATGTCGTGATGACTGACCGGCAAACCGGAAAGAAATACATATCCAACCGGGTTTGCTCACGAAGTTTTACGGTGGTGACAGGTAGTTTGAAAGGTGGCGGCCAACAGGAAGCCCCTGCCGAAGATCGTTCCAAAGATCGTATGGGGAACTTCGAGATCCAACGTTTGATGTCCCAGTACAATGAAAACCAGCCCGGGACATTCCAGGGAAACCGTCCGGAGACTTCGCTTAATCAAGGGCCATCACCGCTGGAACAGGCTGCAAGTGAGGCCGCCAACAACAAGGCGGTGCAACCCGATTTAAGCATCAGACAGTTTCTCTTTCCACCCACCAATGACAAGGCCCTCCGTGTGCGCGTGGTTAATACCGGCCAGGGGGCTTCCGCTGCCTGCCGGCTGGTTCTCACAGTGAGAAAGATCAACGGCGTGGCCGCTGGCAGAACAACTTATGTAAACGTGCCTGCGCTCGCGCCAGGCGCGGCTGACTGGCTCCACATTGATGCCAGGAGCATCCTGCCAAACAATGTCTCTCTTCAATCGACGACTTTCAGGCTCAATGTAGATGCGACTGAGATCGTTGCGGAGTCAAACGAAAGCAACAACGAAGTCTGGCACAATCAATAA
- a CDS encoding PQQ-binding-like beta-propeller repeat protein — protein sequence MQRVNAVLQTRLGFVLVLIFALCALPFAARAQDTPADNWSQFRGNHSLTGVSQSALGNNLKLLWTYEAGDSIESSAAIVGRTVFIGSQKGELVSLNLDNGQVYWKFSTGAPVGESSPAYSAGVVYIGDSAGWLNALNASNGQKLWAFKTGSEIKSSPVVVGDRVLIGSYDQHLYCLSARNGSVLWKVRTDGPVHATPSIYGGMAFITGCDEVFRAIRISDGAQVFQIASGAYTGASPALSGGSAFYGTFNNDVLMVNLTQRRIAWRYQHPSRKFPYYSSAAVTANRVVVGGRDKLVHGLNRTGTAAWTFATNARVESSPAVSGNRVFVGSNDGKFYVLNLASGAKLWEFHAGAPLSASPAIANGRVVIGSQDGRLYCFG from the coding sequence GTGCAAAGAGTTAATGCGGTACTTCAGACCCGTCTCGGTTTTGTTTTGGTCTTGATCTTCGCGCTTTGCGCTTTGCCCTTCGCCGCGCGCGCGCAGGACACGCCGGCTGATAACTGGTCGCAGTTTCGCGGCAATCATTCTTTGACTGGAGTATCGCAGTCAGCACTCGGCAACAACCTCAAGTTGCTTTGGACTTATGAAGCAGGCGACTCAATTGAGTCCTCAGCCGCCATTGTGGGGCGGACGGTTTTCATCGGTTCGCAAAAGGGCGAGCTGGTGTCGCTTAATCTCGACAACGGCCAGGTCTATTGGAAGTTCAGCACGGGCGCTCCCGTCGGTGAATCGTCGCCCGCTTACAGCGCAGGCGTCGTTTACATCGGTGATTCCGCCGGCTGGCTTAATGCGCTCAACGCTTCAAACGGACAAAAGCTGTGGGCCTTCAAGACTGGCAGCGAGATCAAATCATCGCCGGTCGTTGTCGGCGACCGAGTACTAATCGGATCGTACGATCAGCATCTTTATTGTCTTTCAGCTCGCAACGGATCGGTTCTTTGGAAGGTCCGCACCGATGGGCCAGTGCATGCGACGCCGAGCATTTATGGCGGCATGGCCTTCATCACTGGTTGTGACGAAGTGTTCCGCGCGATTCGAATCAGCGACGGCGCGCAGGTCTTTCAGATCGCCTCTGGCGCATATACGGGAGCTTCGCCGGCTTTGTCAGGAGGCTCGGCTTTTTACGGAACGTTCAATAATGATGTGCTCATGGTGAACCTGACTCAGCGGCGCATCGCGTGGCGCTATCAACATCCGAGCCGAAAGTTTCCGTACTACTCATCAGCCGCCGTGACCGCGAATCGAGTTGTGGTCGGCGGACGTGACAAGCTGGTCCACGGACTCAATCGAACCGGCACCGCCGCCTGGACGTTCGCGACGAACGCTCGCGTTGAATCTTCGCCGGCAGTTTCCGGCAATCGGGTGTTTGTTGGTTCGAACGACGGGAAGTTTTACGTTCTGAACCTGGCGAGCGGAGCGAAACTTTGGGAGTTCCATGCCGGCGCGCCTCTATCAGCATCACCGGCAATCGCCAACGGCCGCGTGGTTATCGGCAGTCAGGATGGACGGTTGTATTGTTTTGGTTAA